The Bacillus sp. Y1 genome has a window encoding:
- a CDS encoding nickel-dependent hydrogenase large subunit — protein MSKRIVINPLTRISGFMEIDVIIEQNQVVDVKTKGNLFRGFEQMLVGRSPFDAVYFTQRICGICSAAHSMASSLALEDALNIEPMEQGKYLRDIIHCCEFLQNHIRHFYQYTVPDYVKIEQNSLFQSDHDDFRLPKNINDRISQHYFDSLKFSRLAHEMLAVLGGKAPHNHGVFIGGITTQATAEKVVHIDSILGKITRFIDEKMIPDVYDIAHFYADYFRIGGGYGNLLTYGAFNHYKELGTLYVDPLVSTMESVEAFDERKIQEKIDYSYFKSITNSNQANEEVTEPDMDKEKAYSWVKAPRYNGLPIEVGPLARLILSGAYNNGISAMDRTIARALEAKKITEIMKILLQQIIPGVDVQKKYELPELASGRGLVDTTRGALGHWLKIRDKKISFYQIITPSTWDFSTRDDNGFRGTAEEALVGTPIQNPDKPAEIGRILRSFDPCMSCATHVYSPGKQVKTIKVF, from the coding sequence ATGAGTAAGAGAATTGTGATTAATCCGTTGACACGAATAAGTGGTTTTATGGAAATTGATGTGATTATCGAGCAGAATCAAGTCGTTGATGTCAAAACAAAAGGAAATTTATTTCGCGGCTTTGAGCAAATGTTAGTAGGAAGAAGTCCGTTCGATGCCGTTTATTTTACTCAGCGAATATGCGGCATTTGCTCTGCAGCCCACTCAATGGCTTCATCTCTTGCCTTAGAAGATGCGTTAAACATTGAACCAATGGAACAAGGAAAATATTTACGAGATATCATTCATTGTTGTGAGTTTTTACAAAATCATATCCGCCATTTTTATCAATATACTGTTCCTGACTATGTAAAGATTGAACAAAATTCCCTTTTCCAGTCCGACCATGACGATTTTCGATTACCCAAAAACATTAATGACCGGATTTCACAGCATTACTTTGATTCCCTCAAGTTCAGTCGTCTAGCTCACGAGATGTTAGCCGTTTTAGGTGGTAAAGCTCCACATAATCATGGGGTTTTTATTGGAGGGATAACAACACAGGCGACAGCCGAGAAAGTCGTTCATATCGATTCGATTTTAGGGAAGATTACCAGATTTATTGATGAAAAAATGATCCCAGATGTATATGACATTGCGCACTTCTATGCAGACTATTTTCGCATAGGCGGAGGGTATGGCAACCTTTTAACCTATGGTGCTTTTAACCATTATAAGGAGTTAGGCACACTATATGTGGATCCACTTGTATCCACAATGGAATCTGTCGAAGCATTTGATGAACGTAAAATTCAAGAAAAAATAGATTACTCCTATTTCAAATCAATAACTAACAGCAATCAAGCAAATGAAGAAGTGACAGAGCCGGATATGGACAAAGAAAAAGCCTATTCCTGGGTGAAGGCACCAAGATATAATGGACTCCCTATTGAGGTCGGACCGTTGGCAAGATTAATATTAAGTGGAGCGTATAACAACGGAATCTCCGCTATGGATCGAACGATTGCCAGAGCACTAGAAGCAAAGAAAATCACAGAAATTATGAAAATTTTACTTCAGCAAATCATTCCAGGAGTAGATGTGCAAAAAAAATATGAACTCCCAGAATTGGCATCTGGAAGGGGGTTAGTGGATACAACGAGAGGGGCACTAGGCCATTGGTTAAAGATTCGAGATAAGAAAATCTCCTTCTATCAAATCATTACTCCTTCCACATGGGATTTTTCAACTAGGGATGATAATGGTTTTAGAGGTACTGCTGAAGAAGCCTTAGTCGGTACGCCCATTCAGAATCCAGATAAACCTGCAGAGATTGGCAGAATTCTTCGTTCCTTTGATCCGTGTATGTCATGTGCGACTCATGTATATAGTCCAGGAAAACAAGTAAAAACTATAAAGGTGTTTTAA
- the proC gene encoding pyrroline-5-carboxylate reductase — protein sequence MEKIAIIGAGSMSEALVAGIVENQLINPEKIWVTNRSNADRLATLHEQYGVSSTYDHRELLEGADMVLLAMKPKDAAASIEQVRHLLKSNMLIVSVLAGISMDSIELLSQKQLAIVRAMPNTSATVGLSATAIAVNDKVDDDQKRNVQMLFDTVGMTAFVEEHQLDAVTGLSGSGPAYIYYLIEAMEKSAVEIGLEREMAQQLIVQTLIGAAQMVAKTTKTPQELRHAVTSPGGTTEAGLKILAAHGVQEAFVECIKEATAQSKRLGKNIAEQMESVQRTL from the coding sequence GTGGAGAAAATAGCGATTATCGGAGCAGGATCAATGTCAGAGGCATTAGTAGCGGGGATTGTGGAAAATCAATTAATCAACCCTGAAAAAATATGGGTGACCAATCGCAGCAATGCAGATAGACTGGCAACACTTCACGAGCAATACGGCGTAAGCTCCACGTATGATCATCGTGAACTATTGGAAGGAGCAGACATGGTTTTACTAGCGATGAAGCCAAAGGATGCTGCAGCCTCCATTGAACAAGTACGGCATTTATTAAAGTCTAACATGCTGATTGTCTCTGTTTTAGCAGGTATCTCAATGGATTCGATTGAATTACTCTCACAAAAGCAGCTTGCGATCGTTCGCGCGATGCCTAATACATCGGCAACAGTTGGCCTATCTGCCACAGCAATTGCTGTCAATGACAAAGTAGATGACGATCAAAAAAGAAATGTGCAAATGCTTTTTGATACAGTGGGGATGACAGCTTTTGTAGAGGAACACCAGTTAGATGCTGTCACAGGCTTATCCGGTAGTGGTCCTGCTTATATCTATTATTTGATTGAAGCGATGGAAAAAAGCGCCGTCGAAATAGGCTTAGAGCGAGAAATGGCACAACAATTAATTGTTCAAACCTTAATAGGGGCAGCACAAATGGTAGCCAAAACGACAAAAACACCACAGGAGCTTCGCCATGCGGTAACAAGTCCTGGCGGAACAACAGAAGCTGGATTAAAAATCCTTGCTGCTCACGGAGTTCAGGAAGCGTTTGTGGAATGTATAAAAGAAGCAACTGCTCAATCTAAACGGTTAGGGAAAAATATTGCGGAGCAGATGGAGAGTGTGCAGAGGACTTTGTAG
- a CDS encoding YolD-like family protein, with translation MIRDRGRIKWTSMMLPEHVKLLRDWAEEDSYEKEKEMDEQKLEEMNHLLLAAMEEHQAVMVTHYRYRKHELIIGQIHYWDELQQRLHIVDHFGEVHRVPLSSIVDVQMKE, from the coding sequence ATGATTCGAGATAGAGGAAGAATCAAGTGGACATCAATGATGCTTCCTGAGCATGTTAAGCTATTGCGCGATTGGGCGGAAGAGGATTCTTACGAGAAAGAAAAAGAGATGGATGAACAAAAGCTGGAGGAGATGAACCATCTGTTATTAGCGGCGATGGAGGAGCATCAAGCGGTGATGGTCACTCATTATCGTTACCGGAAGCACGAATTGATTATCGGACAAATCCATTATTGGGATGAGCTTCAGCAAAGGCTTCATATTGTTGATCATTTTGGGGAGGTTCACCGAGTCCCCCTTTCGAGCATTGTAGATGTACAAATGAAAGAGTAA
- a CDS encoding SDR family NAD(P)-dependent oxidoreductase, producing MEQLKGKHIVITGASSGIGEKVALMAAERGARPILVARSIDKLQTIGEKINQKTGTNALFFQLDVGDIDQVQQVFSQIKQEVGHIDILVNNAGFGVFDSFHEADFADIEKMFQVNVLGLMACTKEVLPVMMAQNSGHIINIASQAGKLATPKSSGYSATKHAVLGFTNSLRLELAKSNIRVSAVNPGPIETNFFSIADKSGNYVKNVNRFMLKSDYVADKIIQLMLNPKRELNLPGWMNMGSTIYNLIPGLAERFVGGFFDKK from the coding sequence TTGGAACAATTAAAAGGGAAACATATTGTTATAACAGGAGCTTCATCAGGGATAGGAGAAAAGGTGGCTCTTATGGCGGCTGAGCGCGGAGCACGACCCATTCTTGTAGCTCGCTCTATTGACAAGCTACAAACAATCGGTGAAAAAATTAACCAAAAAACAGGTACGAATGCCTTGTTTTTTCAGTTGGATGTTGGTGATATCGATCAGGTTCAACAGGTGTTTTCACAAATTAAACAAGAGGTTGGCCATATCGATATTCTCGTAAACAATGCTGGGTTTGGCGTGTTTGATTCCTTCCATGAGGCCGATTTTGCTGATATTGAAAAAATGTTTCAAGTGAACGTACTCGGTTTAATGGCTTGTACGAAAGAGGTTCTTCCTGTGATGATGGCTCAAAATTCAGGTCATATCATTAATATTGCCTCACAGGCGGGAAAGCTTGCCACTCCTAAGTCCAGTGGATATTCGGCTACGAAGCATGCAGTGTTAGGATTTACGAATAGCTTACGACTAGAGCTTGCAAAATCAAATATACGTGTATCGGCGGTAAACCCTGGTCCGATTGAAACCAATTTCTTTTCAATTGCTGATAAATCAGGAAACTACGTGAAAAACGTGAATCGATTCATGCTGAAATCGGATTATGTTGCCGATAAAATTATTCAATTAATGCTCAACCCTAAGCGTGAGCTTAACCTTCCAGGCTGGATGAATATGGGGAGTACCATCTACAATCTCATCCCAGGGTTAGCTGAACGCTTTGTTGGCGGCTTTTTCGATAAAAAATAA
- a CDS encoding MBL fold metallo-hydrolase, producing the protein MTEWRDGIAKLVLPTPFPVGDVNVYVIRGERLTLIDVGPNTEEAFVSLQNQLAQLGLQLTDIEQVILTHDHPDHAGLLDQFSPDLEVYGHANNERWLNRTEEFYHDYDSFYRQLFVDCGIPDKYYDPFIGGMKQMLLFSCNRSLSGTLSEGEVPIGLPEWTVIETPGHAQSQIGLFRKKDGVLIGGDLLLAHISANPLLEPPLPGERERPKPQLQVNESLQKLLTLPIRLTYTGHGEEVTDVHGLVEKRLSHQILRAEQVKEWLEQESMTAFQICQRLFPSVYKRQLGLTISESIAQLDYLLDGKKIQDTKVNGTFVYSAAL; encoded by the coding sequence ATGACAGAATGGCGTGATGGAATTGCAAAGCTTGTTTTGCCTACTCCTTTTCCAGTCGGCGATGTGAACGTGTATGTAATAAGGGGGGAACGTTTGACATTAATAGACGTCGGCCCAAATACGGAGGAAGCATTTGTATCGCTTCAAAATCAACTAGCTCAACTTGGTCTCCAGCTAACAGATATCGAACAAGTCATACTAACCCATGATCATCCGGATCATGCAGGCTTGCTCGATCAGTTTTCTCCTGATTTAGAGGTTTACGGACATGCTAACAATGAACGCTGGCTGAATAGAACCGAAGAGTTTTATCATGACTACGATTCTTTCTATCGGCAGCTGTTTGTGGATTGTGGCATTCCGGACAAGTATTATGACCCTTTTATCGGTGGAATGAAACAAATGCTCTTGTTTTCCTGCAACCGATCGTTATCAGGTACGCTTTCTGAGGGGGAAGTTCCGATAGGATTACCTGAATGGACTGTGATTGAAACGCCTGGTCATGCCCAGAGTCAGATCGGTCTATTTCGTAAAAAGGATGGGGTGTTGATTGGGGGAGATCTTCTTTTGGCTCATATTTCTGCGAATCCGCTTCTAGAGCCCCCGCTCCCAGGAGAGAGAGAACGTCCAAAACCACAGCTACAAGTCAATGAATCCTTGCAGAAGCTTCTTACCCTTCCTATTCGTCTTACTTATACGGGTCATGGAGAAGAGGTTACGGATGTTCATGGTCTTGTTGAAAAGAGACTATCTCATCAAATTTTGCGCGCTGAGCAAGTGAAGGAATGGCTGGAGCAGGAATCTATGACCGCTTTTCAAATATGTCAACGCTTATTTCCTTCGGTCTACAAGAGACAGCTGGGGTTGACCATTTCAGAATCCATCGCACAGTTAGACTATTTATTAGATGGTAAAAAAATACAAGACACAAAGGTAAATGGCACATTTGTTTACAGTGCGGCTCTATAA
- a CDS encoding hydrogenase small subunit encodes MEGQILPPESLTNEAIAERLTSTALESLNKGMIKKKTLIYLELNGCSGNIISLLNGQNPDFEYTLNSMVDIKFCNSLMAAEGEQAIEKLIKAMDEEYILAVEGAVALKNNGLYNIIGSWQGKPLTGLQAAKMLGEKASHILAVGACATHGGVSAAKPNPSQSVGLQQVLPDKNMIKLPGCPVHPDWFLGTLAHLLLYGEPETDNLDRPLMFYSTLIHDRCPRRPFFDRGIFAEKLGDKTCLFKLGCRGPVTRVDCPTRQWNGHVNWPIGDNTPCIGCAQFGFPDAMAPFISYDTTRVVKDE; translated from the coding sequence ATGGAAGGGCAAATTTTGCCACCAGAGTCTTTAACAAATGAAGCCATTGCGGAAAGGTTAACAAGTACGGCACTAGAGAGTCTCAATAAGGGGATGATTAAGAAAAAGACACTCATTTACTTAGAATTAAATGGTTGTTCCGGTAATATCATTTCCTTGTTAAACGGGCAGAACCCCGACTTTGAGTACACGTTAAATTCAATGGTTGATATTAAGTTTTGCAATAGTTTAATGGCTGCTGAAGGAGAGCAGGCGATCGAGAAACTAATAAAGGCAATGGACGAAGAGTATATTTTAGCAGTTGAAGGAGCTGTGGCATTAAAAAATAATGGTTTATATAATATTATCGGCAGCTGGCAAGGAAAACCTCTTACAGGCCTTCAAGCAGCTAAGATGCTCGGGGAAAAGGCTTCACATATTTTAGCCGTGGGGGCTTGTGCCACACATGGCGGGGTGTCAGCAGCGAAACCCAATCCATCCCAATCTGTGGGGCTGCAACAGGTGCTGCCTGACAAAAACATGATTAAACTTCCTGGATGTCCAGTTCATCCAGACTGGTTTTTAGGGACATTAGCGCATCTTTTATTATATGGGGAGCCGGAAACAGACAACTTAGACCGGCCATTAATGTTTTATAGCACGCTTATCCATGACCGGTGTCCAAGAAGGCCGTTTTTTGACCGAGGGATTTTTGCTGAAAAATTAGGGGATAAAACATGCTTATTTAAGCTCGGATGCAGGGGTCCTGTGACGAGAGTAGATTGTCCAACAAGGCAATGGAATGGTCATGTGAATTGGCCGATAGGAGATAATACACCATGCATTGGCTGTGCTCAGTTTGGTTTTCCTGATGCCATGGCGCCGTTCATTAGTTATGACACGACAAGGGTGGTGAAGGATGAGTAA
- a CDS encoding aminotransferase-like domain-containing protein, which produces MSKHAQRKYLFEEVYEYLWKRIERSDWKTGDKLPSIRELSLEMNVHRLTVFKAYQMLKQQGKVFVKDKSGYYVQGSSTPPLDGPSLLRANEKTYNLSDIHQQSVQYQFSQALIDPNLLPNHFLSDYVKKVFDLYPKVLSTYSTVQGDMELRDTLANYFIKRYKTHLSLNDILITSGSQQALHLISQLFIKPRDTVLLERPSYSAAIDIFKSQDAHLIAIDIQPYGYDLEQVEMLMKKYKPRLFYVNPTFHNPTGYTVPTAQRKKLVELAERYNCLIVEDDAYHDIYFEKAPPPPLYTFDTAGVVIYVRSFCKYVSPGLRVAACIVPPALKDGLLTVKALADNGSPLLNQKIFLHYFSSPRLQQHLEKLRIALQIRKEIMEEELQKTNWSWVSPDGGLNLWVQLPDPLPTEKLLPKAMENSVSFVPGLICDPLQQGFSSSLRLSYSYANEEQLRVGVRKLIEVVNTYA; this is translated from the coding sequence ATGAGTAAACACGCACAACGAAAGTATCTTTTTGAGGAAGTATACGAGTATTTATGGAAAAGAATAGAGCGTTCGGACTGGAAGACTGGTGACAAGTTGCCGTCGATTCGTGAATTGTCATTGGAAATGAACGTTCATCGGCTGACCGTTTTCAAAGCTTATCAAATGCTGAAGCAACAAGGTAAGGTGTTTGTAAAAGATAAGTCTGGTTATTATGTTCAAGGAAGTTCCACACCCCCTTTAGATGGTCCCTCTTTGCTTCGAGCTAATGAGAAAACATATAACCTATCTGACATACATCAGCAAAGCGTTCAATATCAGTTTTCACAAGCATTAATTGATCCTAATCTATTGCCAAATCACTTCTTATCCGATTATGTAAAAAAGGTTTTTGATTTGTATCCTAAGGTGCTTTCTACCTACTCTACCGTACAAGGGGATATGGAGCTGCGTGATACATTGGCGAACTATTTTATTAAACGCTATAAAACTCATCTTTCTCTTAATGATATCCTCATCACTTCAGGCTCTCAGCAAGCTCTCCATCTAATCTCTCAATTATTTATTAAACCAAGAGATACGGTGTTACTGGAGCGGCCAAGCTATAGTGCTGCAATTGATATTTTTAAAAGCCAGGATGCCCATTTGATAGCGATCGATATTCAGCCTTATGGCTATGATTTAGAGCAAGTTGAAATGCTTATGAAAAAATACAAGCCGAGACTGTTTTATGTGAACCCAACCTTTCATAATCCAACCGGTTATACGGTCCCAACGGCACAACGAAAGAAGTTAGTGGAATTAGCTGAACGATACAACTGTTTAATTGTTGAGGACGATGCGTATCACGATATTTATTTCGAAAAAGCTCCACCACCGCCTCTTTATACATTTGATACAGCTGGTGTCGTCATTTATGTGAGAAGCTTTTGCAAATATGTTTCACCTGGACTACGTGTGGCAGCTTGTATTGTTCCACCTGCCTTGAAAGATGGCTTGCTTACAGTGAAAGCACTTGCCGATAATGGCTCCCCACTACTTAATCAAAAAATCTTTCTTCATTATTTTTCCTCTCCCCGGCTGCAGCAGCACCTAGAAAAACTTAGAATTGCTCTGCAAATTCGTAAGGAAATTATGGAGGAAGAATTACAGAAGACGAATTGGAGCTGGGTAAGTCCTGATGGAGGGTTAAATTTATGGGTTCAGCTTCCTGACCCTCTTCCGACAGAAAAATTGTTACCGAAAGCGATGGAGAATTCAGTTTCCTTTGTTCCTGGATTGATTTGTGATCCCTTGCAACAAGGATTTTCCTCTTCGCTTCGTTTGAGTTATTCTTACGCCAATGAAGAGCAGTTGAGGGTAGGCGTAAGAAAGCTAATCGAGGTAGTGAATACGTATGCATGA
- a CDS encoding CDGSH iron-sulfur domain-containing protein: MSKVQIKVMDNGSFRVTGEVELIDMDGNVFETKPTFSLCRCGLSSKRPFCDGAHKGKFQARDRAVKTPE; the protein is encoded by the coding sequence TTGTCGAAGGTTCAGATTAAAGTAATGGACAACGGTTCTTTCCGTGTGACTGGTGAGGTTGAATTGATTGATATGGACGGAAATGTATTTGAAACGAAACCCACGTTCTCTTTATGCCGTTGTGGTCTCTCATCCAAACGTCCCTTTTGCGATGGAGCGCATAAAGGAAAGTTTCAGGCCCGTGATCGCGCAGTAAAAACTCCTGAATAA
- a CDS encoding Y-family DNA polymerase — protein sequence MINYSELPHQTILCVDMKSFYASCSAVIEGLDPLECYLAVIGDKEREGSIVLAASPKLKKEFGIKTGSRKFEIPDDPKIQVVEPKMATYLRISTEITKVFHRYVPKEAIHTYSVDESFLKIDGALHLWGDAWTVAQKIRDDIEREFQLPCAIGIGPNMLLSKLCLDLEAKKKGIAEWTYEDVKTKLWNVSPLREMWGIGRRVEKTLNGMGIFTVGQLARFDLKKLEKKFGIMGNQLYHHAWGVDLSEIGAPIMEGQISFGKSQILLRDYKEEVEIKRVILEMCEEVARRARTHKKAGRTISFGIGYSQDEFGGGFYRSRSIEVPTNVTMELYDVCLRLFAEHYEGKTVRKISIALSNICDDTDYQLNIFEPNGWKERELGYVVDRIRNRYGHGALLRAVSYTAAGTAKHRAKLVGGHKR from the coding sequence ATGATTAATTACAGTGAGTTGCCCCATCAAACCATTTTATGTGTGGACATGAAGAGTTTTTATGCTAGCTGTTCAGCTGTTATTGAAGGGTTAGATCCACTTGAGTGTTATTTGGCAGTGATTGGAGATAAAGAGCGAGAGGGAAGTATTGTATTAGCTGCATCACCGAAGTTAAAGAAGGAATTTGGTATTAAAACCGGATCAAGGAAGTTTGAAATTCCAGACGATCCGAAAATTCAAGTAGTTGAGCCGAAAATGGCTACTTATTTACGTATTTCCACTGAAATTACGAAGGTGTTTCATCGTTACGTTCCAAAAGAGGCTATTCATACGTATAGCGTCGATGAGAGCTTTCTAAAAATTGATGGAGCCCTTCATTTATGGGGAGATGCATGGACGGTTGCACAGAAGATTCGTGATGATATTGAGCGAGAATTTCAGCTGCCCTGTGCGATTGGAATTGGTCCGAACATGCTACTATCAAAGCTTTGTCTTGATTTGGAAGCGAAAAAGAAGGGAATTGCTGAATGGACGTACGAGGATGTAAAAACAAAGCTTTGGAATGTTTCTCCTTTACGTGAGATGTGGGGAATTGGAAGAAGGGTAGAGAAAACATTAAATGGAATGGGAATTTTTACGGTTGGTCAGCTTGCTCGCTTTGATTTGAAAAAGCTTGAGAAAAAGTTTGGGATTATGGGAAATCAACTGTACCATCATGCGTGGGGAGTGGATTTATCCGAAATTGGAGCACCGATTATGGAGGGACAAATTAGTTTTGGAAAGAGTCAAATTTTGCTTCGTGATTATAAAGAGGAAGTAGAAATCAAACGCGTCATTCTAGAAATGTGTGAAGAGGTTGCGAGAAGAGCAAGAACCCATAAGAAGGCAGGTCGAACGATTAGCTTCGGCATTGGTTATAGTCAGGACGAGTTCGGTGGAGGCTTTTACCGTTCGCGGTCAATTGAGGTACCGACAAACGTGACGATGGAGCTGTATGACGTTTGTCTACGTCTATTTGCGGAGCACTACGAAGGAAAAACGGTACGGAAAATCTCCATCGCCCTTAGCAATATTTGTGATGATACAGACTATCAGTTAAATATTTTTGAACCGAATGGCTGGAAGGAACGAGAGCTCGGGTATGTTGTGGACCGTATCCGCAATCGGTACGGACATGGCGCTCTATTGCGTGCGGTATCGTATACAGCAGCGGGAACGGCGAAGCATCGTGCCAAGCTAGTTGGCGGTCATAAGAGGTAA
- a CDS encoding YqzH family protein has translation MEKKLIYKMLRQCFQQYEHEASEEDYEKLCERVVEEAEGAQVALYELINDVVYEYLTN, from the coding sequence ATGGAGAAGAAACTTATTTATAAAATGCTTAGGCAATGCTTTCAGCAGTACGAGCATGAGGCAAGTGAAGAGGACTATGAGAAGTTATGCGAACGGGTGGTTGAAGAAGCCGAAGGAGCTCAAGTTGCTTTATATGAACTCATTAATGACGTCGTATACGAATACCTAACCAATTAA
- a CDS encoding DMT family transporter, which yields MIILFYLLMCFIFGTTFLAIKIGVDAGIPPFFGAGLRFFSAGFLLILFMRWKDKISLKILFRKELFFTGVGLTFGTFATLYWAEQYVSSGVAAVLSATGPMMILIISSLLLKQKTSYTSMIGCMIGLAGVVVLILPSISLNVHFLWIMGCLAIVVGEVFYASGTIYTKQVKEKIVASPLVLNAVQMMHGGFLLLLLSLITEKVQPSSLIHTASIGSLLYLIIIGSMVGHSLYYWLVTKTDPVFPSTWLYISPLIAVGLGVSFYQEEMTWYTGIGAATILLGTILVNYPALQSLLWKKTLSQKG from the coding sequence ATGATTATTTTGTTTTATTTACTTATGTGCTTTATCTTTGGAACCACCTTTTTAGCGATTAAAATAGGTGTAGATGCGGGAATCCCACCTTTTTTCGGTGCAGGACTTCGATTTTTCAGTGCCGGGTTTCTATTAATTCTATTTATGAGGTGGAAGGACAAGATTTCTTTAAAAATACTTTTTAGAAAAGAGCTCTTTTTTACTGGGGTAGGGTTAACGTTTGGAACATTCGCCACATTATATTGGGCTGAACAGTATGTTTCTTCAGGAGTAGCAGCGGTTCTATCGGCAACAGGACCAATGATGATTTTAATCATATCTTCGCTCTTGCTAAAACAAAAAACGTCTTATACATCCATGATAGGATGTATGATTGGATTGGCTGGAGTAGTCGTGTTAATTTTACCGAGCATTTCTTTAAACGTACATTTCTTATGGATCATGGGATGTCTAGCAATCGTAGTAGGTGAAGTGTTTTATGCTTCAGGGACGATTTATACCAAACAGGTGAAGGAGAAAATCGTTGCTTCTCCCCTTGTATTAAACGCCGTTCAAATGATGCACGGTGGTTTCCTTTTATTGCTACTATCATTGATAACAGAGAAGGTTCAACCATCATCATTGATTCACACAGCATCCATCGGCTCCCTTCTTTATCTAATCATCATTGGCTCTATGGTTGGACATAGCCTATATTATTGGCTTGTGACAAAAACGGATCCTGTCTTCCCGTCCACATGGCTATATATTTCACCGCTTATCGCTGTTGGCTTAGGTGTCAGCTTCTATCAGGAAGAAATGACATGGTATACCGGGATTGGTGCCGCTACCATTTTGTTAGGGACGATTTTAGTGAACTACCCTGCTTTACAATCTCTACTATGGAAAAAAACTCTTTCGCAAAAAGGGTAA
- a CDS encoding hydrogenase maturation protease — translation MEKIIVLGIGNQLMMDDGIGIYLIEQLSILNRTPHVSFLIGESDIDYCIDQIMKATFVIIVDAVFSGNKPGELTVYPLANLHEYQTLNISVHNFHLFQSLYQQKESKKGYLIGVEPYEIRFHIGLSKTLREKWKTILQDVSQTIDRLIAKN, via the coding sequence ATGGAAAAAATAATTGTTTTAGGTATTGGCAATCAATTAATGATGGATGATGGAATTGGAATTTATCTAATTGAGCAACTTTCAATTCTGAATCGTACCCCGCATGTATCTTTTTTGATTGGAGAATCAGATATTGATTACTGCATCGATCAAATAATGAAAGCTACATTTGTAATCATTGTGGATGCTGTATTTTCAGGAAACAAACCAGGAGAGCTTACCGTTTATCCACTTGCTAATTTACATGAATATCAAACTTTAAACATATCAGTGCATAACTTTCACTTGTTTCAATCATTGTATCAACAGAAAGAATCAAAAAAGGGGTATCTCATAGGAGTAGAGCCTTATGAGATAAGGTTCCATATAGGATTAAGCAAAACTTTAAGGGAAAAATGGAAAACGATTTTACAAGATGTATCACAGACCATTGATAGGTTGATTGCAAAGAATTAA
- a CDS encoding iron-sulfur cluster biosynthesis family protein encodes MNITITEIAAKKISEKINGKQGFLKLKYDIEGCGCVVSGVPTLWLVNELDEDDDTAIETNEQTVYIEKSKAVFLDEELKIDFSKDSNTFQLKSVGQYLNPRMAFVDKTNRTI; translated from the coding sequence ATGAATATTACGATAACAGAAATAGCAGCAAAAAAAATTAGCGAGAAAATAAATGGAAAGCAAGGCTTTTTGAAGCTAAAGTACGATATAGAAGGCTGTGGGTGTGTAGTAAGTGGCGTACCAACTCTATGGTTAGTGAATGAGCTGGATGAGGATGATGATACAGCCATTGAAACGAACGAGCAAACGGTGTATATCGAAAAATCAAAGGCAGTATTTCTTGATGAAGAACTAAAAATTGATTTCTCTAAAGACTCAAATACATTCCAATTAAAAAGTGTAGGACAATACCTAAACCCAAGAATGGCCTTTGTCGATAAAACAAATAGAACTATTTAA